Proteins encoded by one window of Salvelinus sp. IW2-2015 unplaced genomic scaffold, ASM291031v2 Un_scaffold3918, whole genome shotgun sequence:
- the LOC112076673 gene encoding ras-related protein Rab-40C-like gives MPPSPSHQHAPGVPRILVGNRLHLAFKRQVPTEQARAYAEKNGMTFFEVSPLCNFNVIESFTELSRIVLMRHGMEKFWKPNRVFTLQDLCCRAIVSCTPVHLIDKLPLPGR, from the exons GTGTACCTCGTATCCTGGTCGGCAACCGGCTCCACCTGGCGTTCAAGCGGCAGGTTCCTACGGAGCAGGCCCGGGCGTACGCTGAGAAGAACGGCATGACCTTCTTCGAGGTCAGCCCGCTCTGCAACTTCAACGTCATCGAGTCGTTCACAGAGCTGTCTCGCATCGTACTGATGAGGCACGGCATGGAGAAGTTCTGGAAGCCCAACAGAG tctTCACTCTCCAGGACCTGTGCTGCAGAGCGATTGTCTCCTGCACGCCCGTCCACCTGATTGACAAGCTGCCGTTGCCCGGGCGATAA